CGGAAAGAATATAGTCGTTTATCAACTATTATCAAACGGCGAGTGAGCGCTCTTGCTGTTCAGCGCTATCCTTCTCGAATAGGCGGCCCGTAGAGACTTCGGCAACCATTTGGTCGGTGCGAACTAGTTGAAATTGCAATTAGCAGGTCACCTTTTCATGTCTGTTCAAGAGCTTAATCACGACGCATTGTAGATTTGACAAACTTTGCCATCGGGATGTATTTTTACTTACATCTAGGAGGCTCAAATGGCGACGATGAATGTATCCCTACCAGACCCCATGAAAGACTGGGTTGAAGCGCAAGCCAAGACCGGCAGATACTCCAATGCGAGCGATTACGTTAGAGATTTGATACGCAGAGACCAGGCTCGTACGGACAAGATTGCCGAGATGCAGCGCTTTGTGGACGACGGTATTGAAAGCGGCGTTGGAAACCAATCGTCGGATGAGCTGTTTGCTGCAGCCAAAGCGCGAGCAAAGATCAGCAGCGATCGCGACTGATGCCGTTTAACCTCTCGGTACAAGCGGAAGAGGATATCGTTTCCATCGCGGAAGAAGGCATCCGCGTTTTCGGAGCACTTGTTGCCAAACGATATCACGATGAGCTCTTTGCCTTGTTCGAACTCATTGCCGCCAACCCACGAATGGCGCGCGAGCGCAATGAGATTTCTCCGCCTGTCAGGATACATCCTTTCAAAGCTCACCTCATCGTTTACCGCACCATCGAGAACGGAAGCATACTTGTAATCCGTATCCGGCATGGCCATGAGGATTGGGGAGGAGATCCCTTCTAAATTAGTTCCTTCGTCGGCCTCAGTACGTGTCGGTCGTCGGTTCAAGCTTCATCAAGAGCTTAAAAGGACGGCAGCCACGCGATGCCAGAAAGGGATTGCGCGATGAAAATGAAGGCGCTATATGTAGGTACGTTCCTACATGAGGTGCCTATGGCTACGACTAGCTTGACCAGCCGCGAACTGAATCATGATGTTGGCAGAGCGAAAAAAGCTGCTGAGGCAGGGCCTGTCGTCATCACCGATCGAGGCAGACCTTCGCATGTGTTGATGACGTACGGTGAGTTTGAGCGTCTGACAGGTAAGCGTCACAATCTTGTCGATGCGCTTTCAATGCCAGGATTGTCGAATATCGATTTCGATCCGTCTCGGTCGGTCATTGCAACTCGCGAAGTTGATCTCTCTTGAAATACTTGCTCGACACAAACGTTGTCTGCGAACTCCGTAAAGTGGGTGACGGTAAAGCTGATCTGAACGTGACGACCTGGTTAGGTGCGCAGGATTCTCGTGATCTGTATATTTCTGCCATAACAATTTTAGAGCTCGAGCGTGGCATACTCAGCATCCAGCGCCGTGACATCGAGCAGGGTTCTCGCTTACGAACGTGGATGGATAGGCGAGTTCGCCCGGAGTTCGCTGAGCGCATCATCTCTATCGATGAAGCAATTGCGACGCGATGTGCTCACTTGCATATTCCGGATCGCCGCAATGAAGCAGATGCACTCATCGCGGCGTCAGCTGTCGTGCATGGGCTAGTGGTTGTCACACGCAACATTCAAGATTTCCAAGGTACAGGCGTTGTTCTCGTAGACCCATGGCGTGCCTAAGGACCGGCATGCAGGGCGCCTCGAAGTCGAAATTGTTTCTGCGAGCCCGGTAGAAACCTCGTTGAGTTTTTCGAAATCCAGAGGTCTCCCGTCCAGATCTTATCAAGACCCGGACTCTAACGGGTCAGCGACCCTGATCTCTTCAAGAGCTTAAAATAGCCGTGATGAGAGACGACCTTGTGATCCTTCGATTGGCCACGTTTGGTCGTCGTGGCTGACAGAAGAGAGGGCTGGCTGCACGCCCATTTCATCATGGAGCCATTGCCACTTGCCGATGCCATGCGGCCAGCACTCACGAGCAACTTTGGATATGCCGCGGTTCGCGGCGGAGAGTGCTGGCATACCGGCTGCAAGACTTAAGCCGAGGCAAATTTGCGATTGGTTAGGGTTCTGGCCTTGTATTATAGTCATTTCACTGATGCGCAAGATCGCGAACCGGCATAGGAACCGGTAAAATATGCTCATCTACACACTCATAAAGTCTTGTTTTTGATTGCTTTACAAGCAGAATATGAACCGGCATTAAAGGCGGTATGGATATCGCATTTATGGAACCTATGGTGCCCTTTGACGATAAGGCCGCTCTTGGAGATAAAGGTTTGACGCTGGTTGGCGAAGGCACTGATCCCCTGCCTCTCAATTCATGACAAATCGATGGGCCGAACGTTCGAATTTCATCAAGAGCTTAATTCGCCCTATGCTATCAAGGAGTATAAAACTTTTCTCCTTCTACATAGTCGGTAACACGACGGACTTCACGAACGATGGTATCGGCCAGATGCCGCGCGGCTGGTGACAGTTCGCGGTTCTTCAGCCGGATCAGCGACATGGCCCGTCGGATATGTGGTTCCGTTAGGGTCATCACCCGCGCGGTCTGTGGCGGGTGTTTGGCAAGCCTCGTGCTGGGCTGGACGGCGATGCCTAGTCCCGCTTCTGCCATGGCGATAATCGTCTCGGCCTGAATGAACTGGTATCGGTTTGTCTCGACCAATCCGTTGTCGTGCAGGACATGATCGACGATCCGCCGCATTGCCGTTTGCGGCGCAGGCAGAAGGATCGGGAAATGAGCGATCTCTCGCCAGGTCACGGTCTTCTTCGTTGGATCCAAGAAGCGCGGGTGAACTACCGCATGCAGCGGCTCGACCAGTATGGGACTGAAGTCGAACGCTTGGTCCGTTCCATGTGGACCGATCGCGAAATCGACTTCATGTTTACGTAGCGCGGCGTAGAGATCGGTCGAGGTCAGCTCCCGGATTGTTACCGCCACTTCCGGAAACTCGCTGACGAACTGCGTCAAGACAGGAGGCAGATGGACGGATGCGACATGGGAGGAGCTGGCGAGTGATAGCTGCCCGCGCTTCAGGTCTGCGGCCTCGCGTATCTCGCGAAGCCCATGCAGGATCTCGTAATGGGCCTTTCGCAGACTTTCTTGCAGTTTGGTGCCTTCTTCCGTCAATTTGACGCTGCGTGTCGTACGCTCGAAAAGCTTCACTTGAAGCTGCTCCTCCAATTGACGGATCTGGACACTGACGGCTGAATGGGCGCGGTTGAGCTTCTCGCCAGCCAGTCGAAAGCTTCCTTCGCTGGCCACGACCAGAAAGGTCTGGAATAGTCGCAGATTGATGTCATTGATCGTATCCACAGGCCCCTCCGCATTGGTCATCTAATGATACCAATCGGTATCATTATTATACTTGCTTTGCCACCGCCTACGGGTTCAATCTTGCCAAACCGCAATTCGGGAAGGGATTGCCGGTATCGGCTGGAGGGCCGGTTTTCAAATCGGGAGGAAGTATCTTGGACAATTTTGAAATCCGTAAGGGGATGAAACGCCGTACGCTTCTCGGGTGCGGCGCGGCCTTTGTCGCGGCACAGCCGTTTGCCTTCGGCACGGCGAGAGCCAATGCCTATCCGAGCGAGACTATCAATTATATCGTCGCCTTCGGCGTCGGCGGCGGCAGCGATATCGTCGCGCGCACCATGGCCAAGGTGATCGACGAGAAGAAGCTCATTCCGGTCAAGATGCTGGTGGAAAACCGGCCGGGCGGCTCGGGCGCTGTCGGCTATTCCTACATCAGTTCCCGTAAGGGCAATCCCTATTATCTCGGCGGTGTCGGCGTCAGCTTCTTCACCACGCCGCTGCTCGGCAAGATGCCGCTGAGCTACAAGGACTTCACCCCGCTCGCCGCGATCGCGCGCTCGCCCTACATCCTGGCTGTGCTCGCCGATTCCAAGATCAAGTCGATCGATGACCTCAAGAGCGCCAAGGGGCTGACCATCGGTTCGGCCGGTGCGGTCTCCGACCCGGCACTTCTATCGCATCTCCTCAACAAGCAGCTCGGCAGCTCGATCAAGGTCGTGCCCTATGACGGCGAGGGCGAGGTGATGGCGGCGGTGCTCGGCAAGCATCTCGATCTTCTGTTCGGAAATCCCAACGAGATCCTCGAACAGGTCAATGCCGGCAAGATGCGGGCGCTGGCGGTGACATCGGCGGAACGGATGGGCTCTCTTCCGGAGGTTCCAAGTTTCAAGGAACTCGGTCATGATATCATCCATACCCAGCTCCGCGGCATCATCATGCCCAAGGACGTTCCGGCGGAAGCGGTCTCCTATTGGGAAGGTGTGATGAAAACCGTGGCGGAAAGCCCGGAATGGCGCAGCCAGTACGTCGACCGGTTCAACGAAATACCGCTCTTCCTCGACAGCAAGCAGTTCGGCGAGGAAATCGTCGCAACCTCGCAGCGTTACGAGACGCTTATGCGCGAGCTCGGCCTAATCAAGTGAGGCCGATCAAGTGAGATTGGCGGCCTCCGGTCAGTTCGGGGGCCGATAGTCCCCGAAAATTTCAAATGCTCTACGCTTGGGAGGCGCGGCAGATGATACCCTTACGTTCATTCGATCTTGGTCTTTCAGCGATCTTCGGCCTGCTCGGCCTCTACATGATCTGGCAGGGAAGCGGTTATGGCTACCAGGAGGGTTCCGTGCCCTCTGCCGGCTTCTTCCCCGTCTGGATCGGGGCGGGGCTGGCGCTCTTTTCCGCGCTCAATTTCCTCAAGGTCATCAGGCAGTCGGATCTTCTCGGCAGCGTCGAGCGGATGGAGGTGGTCCGGGTCGGGCTGGTCAGTCTGGCACTGGTCGCTTTCGTCCTGCTCTCCCAGTTTATCGGCATGCTGGTCGCCTCTATGCCGCTGATGATCGCCATCGGCTGTATCTTCGGCGCCCGCGACGCCCGCTCGATTGCGGCCGCCAGCGCTATCGCCGTCGGAATGGCCTTCATACTCTATCTCGTGTTCGGCGTGGTTCTCGCCATCCCGCTGCTCTGATCCCTCAAGAAGAGACGATATCATGCTAGAATCATGGCACTTGCTTGCCGAGGGATTGGTCGCAGCATCGCAACCCTCCGTTCTCGCCGCCATCATGGTCGGCGCCATCATCGGGCTTTTCATTGGCGCCCTGCCGGGGCTCGGGCCAACCGCCGGCGTGGCAATCCTGCTGCCGGTCGCCGTCAGCTTTGACGGTACGGCGGCGATTGCGGCACTCGGAGCCGTCTATTACGGCGCCCAATATGGCGGCGCGGTCACCGCAATCCTGCTCGGCATTCCGGGCGATGCTTCCGCGACCATGACCGTCATCGATGGCCACAAGCTGGCACGAAACGGCAAGGCCGGCGCGGCACTCGGCTTGAGTATTGCCGCCTCCTTCATCGGCGGCCTGATCGGCCTCATCTTGCTTACCGCTTTTGCCACGACCATTGCCCAGGCCGCGATCGCCTTCGGGCCGATAGAGATGACCGCGCTGATGATCTTCTCGCTGTCGCTCGTCAGCGTGCTCGGCGGCCGCGACCTCAACAAGGCGATGATGTCGCTGTTTGCCGGCCTCTTCATCGGCACGATCGGGCTCGATCCGATGGTTGGCCTGCCGCGTTTCGATTTCGGCGAGGTCCGGCTGTTCGACGGTATCGAATTTTCCATCATCGCTGTCGGCCTGTTCGGTCTGGCGGAAATGTATGCGACGCCGCCTTCGATCGGAAAGCCGCAGGAGAACAACCGGTTCCGCTTCCGTGAACTTCTGCCCGATGTGCGCGGCACGCTGCAATGCTGGCGTGAACTGGGCTCCGGCTCGCTGATCGGCTTCTTCATCGGCATCCTGCCCGGCGCCGGCGCGACCGCGGCCACGATGATCTCCTACGCCTTCGCCAAGCGCACCTCGAAACATCCCGAACGCTTCGGCAATGGCGCTATGGAAGGTGTTGCGGCTCCCGAAGCCGCCAATAACAGCGCCGCCTATGGCAACATGATCCCGATGTTCGCGCTCGGCATTCCGGGGTCCGGCACGACGGCGGTGCTGATGGGCGGCCTGTTGATGATCGGCCTGCAGCCCGGCCCGATGCTGTTCCAGACACAGTCGGAATTCGTCTGGACCATTTTCGGCAGCTTCTACATCGGCAATCTGGCGCTGGTCGCAATCACTATCGTCCTGACCCCGGTGCTCGCCACCTGTGCCTTCGTACGTCCGAGCTACCTGTTCCCGGCCGTCATCGCCATCATCGCCTTCGGCATTTTCGGCATCAACAATTCGATGTTCGAGGTGGCTCTGGTGATCGGCTTCGGCGTCCTGGGCTACCTGATGATGAAGCTGGACTACCCGCCGGTACCGCTCGTCCTCGGCATGATCCTCGGCCCGATCCTCGAGCGTGGCATTCGCCGCACCCTGGTCGCTTCGGATGGAGATGTCTCCGTCTTCTTCAAGAGTCCGATCGCGCTCGTCGTTCTGCTGATCACAGTCGTGCTCCTGGTTTCACCTTGGCTGTTCAAAAACCGCGCGAGCAAGGAACACCATTTGGACGAGCCGCAGGCCAAGAAAATCGGCTGAGGCAGCAAGGGGCGATCCTGCCTCACGGATCGCCCGGCTGCCTGACCACATCGCATGTTCATTCCGGATGCAGGCAATTGCCGCGCGTCGCTATCCAACGCGGCCTTGCGGCAGGTCCTGCAACCTCCAGAGCGTCACCGGGCGCGCATGAAAAGGATATTTTAAACAATGGTTTATCACCATCTTTACGCAAACTTCGCCAAGGCTTCCGAAGTGCGGGTCGGCATTATCGGCGCGGGCAATTACGGCACGGCCATCGTCACCCAGGCGCCCGTTACGCCGCGGTTGAATGTCGTTGCCGTCGCCGACATTTCGATCGATGCGGCGCGCGGCGCCTATGAGAAGGCGGGCTTCGACATGGCCAAGGTTGCCTATGCCGGAACGGCAGATGAGGCCAAATGCGAAATTGCGCGCGGCAATTCCATCTTTACCGACAAGCCGGAACTCATCGGTGCCATCGGTGCCGTCGATATCGTCTGCGAGTGCAGCGGCGTGCCGGAGGCGAGCGTCAGATATGCCGTGCAGGCGATCGAGGCCGGCAAGCATGTGGCGATGGTGACGAAGGATTGCGACGTTGCCGTCGGCCCGATGCTGAAGCGGATCGCCAAGGAAGCGGGCGTCATCTACACGCCGGTCGATGGCGACCAGCACGGGCTGCTGATCCAGTTCTACGAATGGGCGAAATCGGTCGGCCTGACGGTGATTTCCGGCGGCAAGGCGACCGATGGCGAATTCGTCTATGACGAGGCGGCCGGCACGGTCTCGATCAAGACCGACAAGAAGATCCATGAGCCCTATGTCGAGACGGTTGCCGTCTCCGATGAGGATCGCAAGTGGCTCGCCATGATCCCCGAAGGACAGGCCGCCGAATACGTCGCCAAGCGCAAGGACATTCTGGCACGCCTGCCGCAACCTGGCGCCTATGATCTCTGCGAAATCACCGTCGCGGCCAATTATACCGGCATGAAGCCTGCGGTCGACACGCTCGTCCATGCGGCCCTTCGCATCACCGAAATCCCGGTCGCCTATGCGGAAATCGCCAATGGTGGGCTCTTCGGACAGGTCGATACGATCGACCTCGCCACCTGCCTCAGGCGCCCGGATGAATCCGGGCTCGGCGGCGGCGTCTTTCTCGTCGTCCGGTGCGACAATGCCTATTCCAACCATGTCCTTGTGACCAAGGGCCAGATCCCGAACTATGACGAGACGACGGCAGTCATCTACCGCCCCTATCACCTTTGCGGCGTGGAGACTTCGACCTCGCTGCTCATGGCGGGCCTGCTCGGCATCGATACGGGCTCGGAGGACTACCGGCCCCGCTACGATCTCGTCAAAGTCGCGGCGCGCGACATCAAGGCGGGCGAAGTCTTCGGCAATGACCATAGCCCGATGTTGAAGGCACGAATCGTCCCGGCGGTACCCGTCGCGCTTGAGAACCCCGCCTGCGCCCATCTTCTGACCGGCAATCGCGCCAAGGTGGATATCCCGGCCGGCACGTTGATTACCTATGACATGGTGGAGGAGCCGCAGGCTTCGTCGCTTTGGGAGATGCGCAGGCTTCAGGACCGCACCTTCCTGGCCGCGCAGTGAGATCGCCATGACG
The DNA window shown above is from Agrobacterium tumefaciens and carries:
- a CDS encoding tripartite tricarboxylate transporter substrate binding protein; the encoded protein is MKRRTLLGCGAAFVAAQPFAFGTARANAYPSETINYIVAFGVGGGSDIVARTMAKVIDEKKLIPVKMLVENRPGGSGAVGYSYISSRKGNPYYLGGVGVSFFTTPLLGKMPLSYKDFTPLAAIARSPYILAVLADSKIKSIDDLKSAKGLTIGSAGAVSDPALLSHLLNKQLGSSIKVVPYDGEGEVMAAVLGKHLDLLFGNPNEILEQVNAGKMRALAVTSAERMGSLPEVPSFKELGHDIIHTQLRGIIMPKDVPAEAVSYWEGVMKTVAESPEWRSQYVDRFNEIPLFLDSKQFGEEIVATSQRYETLMRELGLIK
- a CDS encoding type II toxin-antitoxin system Phd/YefM family antitoxin, with the translated sequence MATTSLTSRELNHDVGRAKKAAEAGPVVITDRGRPSHVLMTYGEFERLTGKRHNLVDALSMPGLSNIDFDPSRSVIATREVDLS
- a CDS encoding tripartite tricarboxylate transporter TctB family protein: MIPLRSFDLGLSAIFGLLGLYMIWQGSGYGYQEGSVPSAGFFPVWIGAGLALFSALNFLKVIRQSDLLGSVERMEVVRVGLVSLALVAFVLLSQFIGMLVASMPLMIAIGCIFGARDARSIAAASAIAVGMAFILYLVFGVVLAIPLL
- a CDS encoding LysR family transcriptional regulator, which encodes MDTINDINLRLFQTFLVVASEGSFRLAGEKLNRAHSAVSVQIRQLEEQLQVKLFERTTRSVKLTEEGTKLQESLRKAHYEILHGLREIREAADLKRGQLSLASSSHVASVHLPPVLTQFVSEFPEVAVTIRELTSTDLYAALRKHEVDFAIGPHGTDQAFDFSPILVEPLHAVVHPRFLDPTKKTVTWREIAHFPILLPAPQTAMRRIVDHVLHDNGLVETNRYQFIQAETIIAMAEAGLGIAVQPSTRLAKHPPQTARVMTLTEPHIRRAMSLIRLKNRELSPAARHLADTIVREVRRVTDYVEGEKFYTP
- a CDS encoding type II toxin-antitoxin system RelE/ParE family toxin; the protein is MPFNLSVQAEEDIVSIAEEGIRVFGALVAKRYHDELFALFELIAANPRMARERNEISPPVRIHPFKAHLIVYRTIENGSILVIRIRHGHEDWGGDPF
- a CDS encoding type II toxin-antitoxin system VapC family toxin yields the protein MKYLLDTNVVCELRKVGDGKADLNVTTWLGAQDSRDLYISAITILELERGILSIQRRDIEQGSRLRTWMDRRVRPEFAERIISIDEAIATRCAHLHIPDRRNEADALIAASAVVHGLVVVTRNIQDFQGTGVVLVDPWRA
- a CDS encoding type II toxin-antitoxin system ParD family antitoxin, coding for MATMNVSLPDPMKDWVEAQAKTGRYSNASDYVRDLIRRDQARTDKIAEMQRFVDDGIESGVGNQSSDELFAAAKARAKISSDRD
- a CDS encoding TctA subunit of the tripartite Tricarboxylate transport(TTT) family protein, which produces MLESWHLLAEGLVAASQPSVLAAIMVGAIIGLFIGALPGLGPTAGVAILLPVAVSFDGTAAIAALGAVYYGAQYGGAVTAILLGIPGDASATMTVIDGHKLARNGKAGAALGLSIAASFIGGLIGLILLTAFATTIAQAAIAFGPIEMTALMIFSLSLVSVLGGRDLNKAMMSLFAGLFIGTIGLDPMVGLPRFDFGEVRLFDGIEFSIIAVGLFGLAEMYATPPSIGKPQENNRFRFRELLPDVRGTLQCWRELGSGSLIGFFIGILPGAGATAATMISYAFAKRTSKHPERFGNGAMEGVAAPEAANNSAAYGNMIPMFALGIPGSGTTAVLMGGLLMIGLQPGPMLFQTQSEFVWTIFGSFYIGNLALVAITIVLTPVLATCAFVRPSYLFPAVIAIIAFGIFGINNSMFEVALVIGFGVLGYLMMKLDYPPVPLVLGMILGPILERGIRRTLVASDGDVSVFFKSPIALVVLLITVVLLVSPWLFKNRASKEHHLDEPQAKKIG
- a CDS encoding flagellar biosynthesis protein FlgA; translation: MVYHHLYANFAKASEVRVGIIGAGNYGTAIVTQAPVTPRLNVVAVADISIDAARGAYEKAGFDMAKVAYAGTADEAKCEIARGNSIFTDKPELIGAIGAVDIVCECSGVPEASVRYAVQAIEAGKHVAMVTKDCDVAVGPMLKRIAKEAGVIYTPVDGDQHGLLIQFYEWAKSVGLTVISGGKATDGEFVYDEAAGTVSIKTDKKIHEPYVETVAVSDEDRKWLAMIPEGQAAEYVAKRKDILARLPQPGAYDLCEITVAANYTGMKPAVDTLVHAALRITEIPVAYAEIANGGLFGQVDTIDLATCLRRPDESGLGGGVFLVVRCDNAYSNHVLVTKGQIPNYDETTAVIYRPYHLCGVETSTSLLMAGLLGIDTGSEDYRPRYDLVKVAARDIKAGEVFGNDHSPMLKARIVPAVPVALENPACAHLLTGNRAKVDIPAGTLITYDMVEEPQASSLWEMRRLQDRTFLAAQ